The Lonchura striata isolate bLonStr1 chromosome 12, bLonStr1.mat, whole genome shotgun sequence genome includes a region encoding these proteins:
- the TIMP4 gene encoding metalloproteinase inhibitor 4 isoform X2: MPKSISIISIFACKIVICACAFKSLSLSLSLSLPVIRAKISSEKVVPASDDPLDTHKMIRYEIKQIKMFKGFEKLKDVQYVYTPFDSSLCGVKLEANNKKQYLLTGQILNDGKVLIHLCNYIEPWDDLSLSQKKSLNQRYQMGCGCKSPDKCPASAPVCCSRFLKYNWEWKND; encoded by the exons ATGCCAAAATCTATCAGtataatttccatttttgcttGTAAAATTGTCATCTGCGCATGTGCATttaaatctctctctctctctctctctctctctcttccagTGATCCGAGCAAAAATATCCAGTGAAAAGGTTGTTCCTGCCAGTGATGATCCCCTTGATACCCACAAAATGATCCGGTATGAAATCAAACAAATAAAG ATGTTTAAAGGATTTGAAAAGCTCAAGGATGTCCAGTATGTCTACACCCCTTTTGATTCATCACTCTGTGGAGTGAAACTAGAAGCCAACAACAAAAAGCAGTACCTTCTAACAG GCCAAATTTTAAATGATGGCAAAGTGCTGATCCACTTGTGCAACTACATTGAGCCGTGGGATGATTTATCCTTGTCTCAGAAAAAGAGCCTGAACCAGAGGTACCAGATGGGCTGTGGCTGCAAg AGTCCCGACAAATGTCCTGCCAGTGCTCCAGTCTGTTGCTCAAGATTTTTAAAGTATAACTGGGAGTGGAAAAATGACTAG
- the TIMP4 gene encoding metalloproteinase inhibitor 4 isoform X1: protein MPKSISIISIFACKIVICACAFKSLSLSLSLSLPVIRAKISSEKVVPASDDPLDTHKMIRYEIKQIKMFKGFEKLKDVQYVYTPFDSSLCGVKLEANNKKQYLLTGQILNDGKVLIHLCNYIEPWDDLSLSQKKSLNQRYQMGCGCKITTCYMVPCSITAPNECLWTDWLIERRLYGHQARHYACIKRSDGTCSWYRGGPPPEKEFMDISEP, encoded by the exons ATGCCAAAATCTATCAGtataatttccatttttgcttGTAAAATTGTCATCTGCGCATGTGCATttaaatctctctctctctctctctctctctctcttccagTGATCCGAGCAAAAATATCCAGTGAAAAGGTTGTTCCTGCCAGTGATGATCCCCTTGATACCCACAAAATGATCCGGTATGAAATCAAACAAATAAAG ATGTTTAAAGGATTTGAAAAGCTCAAGGATGTCCAGTATGTCTACACCCCTTTTGATTCATCACTCTGTGGAGTGAAACTAGAAGCCAACAACAAAAAGCAGTACCTTCTAACAG GCCAAATTTTAAATGATGGCAAAGTGCTGATCCACTTGTGCAACTACATTGAGCCGTGGGATGATTTATCCTTGTCTCAGAAAAAGAGCCTGAACCAGAGGTACCAGATGGGCTGTGGCTGCAAg ATCACCACGTGCTACATGGTGCCCTGCTCCATCACGGCGCCCAACGAGTGCCTGTGGACGGACTGGCTGATCGAGCGGCGGCTCTACGGGCACCAGGCCCGGCACTACGCCTGCATCAAGAGGAGCGACGGCACCTGCAGCTGGTACCGGGGGGGTCCTCCCCCCGAGAAGGAGTTCATGGACATCAGCGAGCCCTGA